One part of the Mycobacterium marinum genome encodes these proteins:
- a CDS encoding PPE family protein, with amino-acid sequence MNFAVLPPEINSARLFSGAGSGPVLAAATAWTGLAAELRSAAAAFLAVTSGLTGDSWQGPAAAVMSDVAASYVGWLSASGAHAEQAAEQAKTAAHVFEAARAVTVQPGLVAANRAQLVSLVGSNLFGQNAPAIATAEAQYEQMWAQDVVAMLDYHAGASSVAAALTPLSWPTQTLAGLAAPAAALGSVARSISFNVGFANAGQGNVGAANIGDFNLGLGNIGSGNVGSGNIGGINVGSGNRGSYNIGPGNLGDYNIGLGNLGDSSVGFGNAGDHNVGVANAGFNNFGFANTGSNNIGIGLSGDGQVGFGALNSGTGNIGLFNSGTDNIGLFNSGTGNFGIGNSGDYNTGIGNAGATNTGLLNAGLVNTGVGNAGNYNSGGFNAGHTNTGSFNSGDYNTGYLNPGNYNTGLANSGDVNTGAFISGNYSNGAFWRGDHQGTGISYSVTIPAIPININETYSLDIPFTEDIGPRSIASFVIPRQSVTVIGIDLLYLGPITIPQINITGPVLSFEIGPATLRLHATGEIGPVEVPIIDIPATPGFGNTTTNPSSGFFNSGDGSVSGFGNFAARTSGFLNVGSGSSGVQNLGALQSGLANLGDTVSGAFNTGLGVPAHVSGVGNVGSELAGFFRDAAVQAPFNLGLGNIGFGNVGSANVGSFNVGSANMGDYNIGPGNLGDYNVGLGNLGDSSVGFANAGDLNVGVANAGSNNFGLANTGSNNIGIGLSGDGQVGFGALNSGTGNIGLFNSGTDNIGLFNSGTGNFGIGNSGDYNTGIGNAGATNTGLLNAGLVNTGVSNAGNYNSGGFNAGHTNTGSFNSGDYNTGYLNPGNYNTGLANSGDVNTGAFISGDYSNGAFWRGDHQGLADISYGITIPEIPAHIEGTIPLAVPVTMTSTNTVIHAVTIPVFDAGFLGIPIDAGPVTIPAIVITGPTLTGIIGSPTSAININTGQHVGPIRLSFLDIPAAPGFGNSTTNPSSGFFNLGQGTVSGFGNLGARTSGFLNVGSGISGVQNVGALQSGLANLGDTVSGAFNTGLGVPAHVSGVGNAGSELAGFFRDVTGHARFNLGLGNIGSGNVGSGNIGGANVGSGNIGDYNIGPGNLGDYNIGLGNLGDSSIGFANAGDHNLGVANAGFNNFGFANTGSNNIGIGLSGDGQVGFGALNSGTGNIGLFNSGTDNIGLFNSGTGNFGIGNSGDYNTGIGNAGATNTGLLNAGLVNTGVGNAGNYNSGGFNAGHTNTGSFNSGDYNTGYLNPGNYNTGLANSGDVNTGAFISGDYSNGAFWRGDHQGLVGFSYAINIPETPGHAEISIPIDIPINGTIGDINTPRVRIPEFPLNVYVFTPIHVGDVGPIVLPPIRITGPTLTGNIGGPTTSIDIGIGGTLGPAKITIIDIPAAPGFGNSTTSPSSGFFNSGDGSVSGFGNFGDHTSGLVNFGSGNSGAQNAGALQSGLANLGDTVSGAFNTGLGVPAHVSGVGNLGSELAGFFRDVTGHARFNLGLGNIGFGNVGSANAGNFNVGSGNIGDYNIGPGNLGDYNIGLGNLGDSSIGFANAGDHNLGVANAGFNNFGFANTGSNNIGIGLSGDGQVGFGALNSGTGNIGLFNSGTDNIGLFNSGTGNFGLGNSGDYNTGIGNAGATNTGLLNAGLVNTGVGNAGNYNSGGFNAGHTNTGSFNSGDYNTGYLNPGNYNTGLANSGDVNTGAFISGDYSNGAFWRGDHQGLVGFSYGFTIPALPAQLEAQIPVNIPATATAGDTTIHSATFPAIHFDTFGLLPQSNGTFGPVTLPDITLSGPAFSLLMGGPDTVVGIKAGGVAGPVTFSFIDIPAAPGFGNTTATQSSGFFNSGAGSASGFGNSGADNSGLLNLAFGSSGYQNVGALQSGIANLGNTMSGVYNTGLAVPAHVSGIGNIGHNLAGLLRGTAGQVPVNVGFANNGAGNVGFGNVGFGNVGSGNIGSFNVGSGNIGDYNIGPGNLGDYNIGLGNLGDSSIGFGNAGDHNVGVGNAGFNNFGFANTGSNNIGIGLSGDGQVGFGALNSGTGNIGLFNSGTDNIGLFNSGTGNFGIGNSGDYNTGIGNAGATNTGLLNAGLVNTGVGNAGNYNSGGFNTGSTNTGSFNPGDYNTGGLNQGDYNTGYLNSGDYNTGFVNAGDVNTGAFISGNYSNGFFARGDYQNLIGWSYSITVSEFPAYGTLDIPVYIPFTGAIGPITIQEFTIPSLPLDALVYINGTPIPIFYDFGPITVDETTTDPIALNFVWDQLYHYEVGPRTFGPYEIPLFSFPGPGFANSTTSPSSGFFNSGTGPTSGFFNSGAGSLSGLINLGANNSGFANTGIGGLGNSGFINDGALQSGMANVGNTISGIYNSTTLDPTAVANVSGIANTGVDLAGVFRGASRIHNLGFANLGFANLGSANIGDLNLGGANFGSANIGSGNIGFGNVGGGNVGSFNLGFGNLGDHNIGPGNLGDYNIGLGNLGDSNVGFGNAGDHNVGVGNAGFNNFGFANTGSNNIGIGLSGDGQVGFGALNSGTGNIGLFNSGTGNIGLFNSGTGNIGLFNSGTGSFGIGNSGNYNTGIGNAGATNTGLFNTGLVNTGVGNAGNYNSGGFNTGSTNTGSFNSGDHNTGYLNSGDYNTGLANSGDVNTGAFISGNYSNGFFVDGDHQGLIDGTPGFFNSTTNPSSGLLNSGEGSESGVGNYGVGNSGFLNFASVTGAGSSGLLNVGALQSGILNLGSTISGFGNTGSVTPAFVSGVANAGTRLSGFFFRGTGP; translated from the coding sequence ATGAATTTTGCGGTGCTGCCGCCGGAGATCAACTCGGCGCGATTATTTAGCGGCGCGGGCTCCGGGCCGGTGCTGGCTGCTGCGACCGCCTGGACCGGGTTGGCCGCCGAGTTGCGCTCGGCGGCGGCCGCGTTCTTGGCGGTGACATCGGGCCTGACGGGCGATTCGTGGCAGGGGCCGGCGGCGGCGGTGATGTCGGACGTGGCCGCTTCCTATGTCGGATGGCTGAGTGCGTCCGGGGCGCACGCCGAACAGGCGGCCGAACAGGCCAAAACCGCGGCGCACGTGTTCGAGGCCGCGCGGGCTGTGACGGTCCAGCCGGGGCTGGTGGCTGCCAACCGTGCTCAGCTCGTGTCGTTGGTCGGCTCCAACCTGTTCGGGCAAAACGCCCCGGCCATCGCAACCGCTGAAGCTCAGTATGAGCAGATGTGGGCCCAGGACGTGGTGGCGATGCTTGATTACCATGCCGGGGCCTCGTCGGTTGCCGCCGCGCTGACCCCGTTGAGCTGGCCAACCCAAACCCTGGCGGGCCTGGCGGCTCCCGCCGCGGCCCTTGGTTCGGTCGCCAGGTCGATCAGCTTCAATGTTGGCTTCGCAAACGCCGGCCAGGGAAATGTAGGCGCGGCAAATATCGGCGATTTCAATCTGGGCTTGGGCAATATCGGTTCCGGCAACGTCGGTAGCGGCAATATCGGCGGCATCAATGTGGGCTCGGGCAACCGCGGCAGCTACAACATCGGTCCGGGCAACCTGGGTGACTACAACATCGGCCTGGGGAACCTGGGTGATTCCAGTGTTGGTTTCGGCAATGCGGGTGACCACAACGTGGGTGTGGCCAATGCCGGCTTCAACAATTTCGGTTTCGCCAATACGGGCAGCAACAACATCGGGATTGGGCTCAGTGGGGATGGGCAGGTCGGGTTCGGGGCGCTGAACTCGGGCACCGGCAATATCGGGTTGTTCAACTCCGGCACCGACAACATCGGGTTGTTCAATTCGGGGACGGGCAACTTCGGGATCGGCAACTCCGGTGACTACAACACTGGCATCGGCAACGCGGGCGCCACCAACACCGGCCTGTTGAATGCGGGTCTGGTCAACACCGGTGTGGGCAACGCGGGCAACTACAACTCCGGTGGCTTCAACGCCGGGCACACCAACACCGGCAGCTTCAACTCCGGTGACTACAACACCGGCTACCTCAACCCGGGTAACTACAACACCGGTCTGGCCAACAGCGGCGACGTCAACACCGGTGCGTTCATCTCCGGCAATTACAGCAACGGCGCCTTCTGGCGCGGCGACCACCAGGGCACCGGAATTTCTTACTCGGTCACGATCCCAGCGATTCCGATCAATATCAACGAGACTTATAGTCTGGACATACCGTTTACCGAAGACATCGGACCCAGGTCCATTGCAAGCTTTGTCATTCCCCGGCAATCGGTCACCGTGATCGGAATCGACTTGCTGTATCTGGGCCCGATCACCATCCCGCAGATCAACATTACGGGCCCCGTACTTTCCTTCGAAATCGGTCCTGCCACATTGCGCCTGCATGCCACCGGTGAAATTGGGCCCGTCGAGGTTCCGATCATCGACATACCGGCCACACCAGGTTTTGGAAATACAACAACCAACCCGTCTTCGGGTTTTTTCAATTCCGGCGACGGTAGCGTCTCGGGGTTCGGCAATTTCGCCGCGCGCACTTCGGGCTTTCTCAATGTTGGGTCCGGAAGTTCGGGTGTGCAGAACCTGGGTGCGCTGCAGTCGGGCTTGGCCAACCTGGGGGACACGGTCTCGGGTGCGTTCAACACCGGTCTGGGCGTGCCGGCGCATGTCTCGGGTGTGGGCAATGTGGGCAGTGAGCTGGCGGGATTCTTCCGCGACGCTGCGGTCCAGGCACCGTTCAATCTGGGCTTGGGCAATATCGGTTTCGGCAATGTGGGTAGCGCCAATGTGGGCAGCTTCAATGTGGGCTCGGCCAACATGGGCGACTACAACATCGGTCCGGGCAACCTGGGTGACTACAACGTGGGCCTGGGGAATCTGGGTGATTCCAGTGTTGGCTTTGCCAATGCGGGTGACCTCAACGTGGGTGTGGCCAATGCCGGCAGCAATAACTTCGGATTGGCCAACACCGGCAGCAACAACATCGGGATTGGGCTCAGTGGGGATGGGCAGGTCGGGTTCGGGGCGCTGAACTCGGGCACCGGCAACATCGGGTTGTTCAACTCCGGCACCGACAACATCGGGCTGTTCAATTCGGGGACGGGCAACTTCGGGATCGGCAACTCCGGTGACTACAACACCGGCATCGGCAACGCGGGCGCCACCAACACTGGCCTGTTGAATGCGGGCCTGGTCAACACCGGTGTGAGTAACGCGGGCAACTACAACTCGGGCGGCTTCAACGCCGGGCACACCAACACCGGCAGCTTCAACTCCGGTGACTACAACACCGGCTACCTCAACCCGGGTAACTACAACACCGGTCTGGCCAACAGCGGCGACGTCAACACCGGCGCGTTCATCTCCGGCGACTACAGCAACGGCGCCTTCTGGCGCGGCGACCACCAAGGGCTAGCCGATATTTCCTACGGCATCACCATTCCCGAAATCCCCGCCCACATCGAGGGCACAATACCGCTGGCCGTACCAGTCACCATGACCAGCACCAACACCGTCATTCATGCGGTGACCATCCCGGTATTCGATGCCGGTTTCCTTGGAATACCGATCGATGCAGGCCCTGTCACGATCCCGGCGATCGTGATTACCGGTCCCACCTTGACCGGAATCATCGGCAGTCCAACGAGCGCGATAAACATCAACACCGGTCAGCACGTGGGACCGATCAGGCTGTCGTTCCTCGATATCCCGGCGGCGCCAGGTTTCGGGAACTCGACGACCAACCCGTCGTCGGGCTTTTTCAATTTGGGCCAGGGCACCGTATCGGGGTTTGGCAATCTTGGCGCGCGTACTTCGGGCTTTCTCAATGTTGGGTCCGGCATCTCGGGGGTGCAGAATGTGGGCGCGCTGCAGTCGGGCTTGGCCAACCTGGGGGACACGGTCTCGGGTGCGTTCAACACCGGTCTGGGCGTGCCGGCGCATGTCTCGGGTGTGGGCAATGCCGGCAGTGAGCTGGCGGGATTCTTCCGCGACGTCACCGGGCACGCGCGGTTCAATCTGGGCTTGGGCAATATCGGTTCCGGCAATGTCGGTAGCGGCAATATCGGCGGTGCCAATGTGGGCTCGGGCAACATCGGCGACTACAACATCGGTCCGGGCAACCTGGGTGACTACAACATCGGCCTGGGGAACCTGGGTGACTCGAGTATTGGCTTTGCCAATGCGGGTGACCACAACCTGGGTGTGGCCAATGCCGGCTTCAACAATTTCGGTTTCGCCAATACGGGCAGCAACAACATCGGGATTGGGCTCAGTGGGGATGGGCAGGTCGGGTTCGGGGCGCTGAACTCGGGCACCGGCAATATCGGGTTGTTCAACTCCGGCACCGACAACATCGGGTTGTTCAATTCGGGGACGGGCAACTTCGGGATCGGCAACTCCGGTGACTACAACACTGGCATCGGCAACGCGGGCGCCACCAACACCGGCCTGTTGAATGCGGGTCTGGTCAACACCGGTGTGGGCAACGCGGGCAACTACAACTCCGGCGGCTTCAACGCCGGGCACACCAACACCGGCAGCTTCAACTCCGGTGACTACAACACCGGCTATCTCAACCCGGGTAACTACAACACCGGTCTGGCCAACAGCGGCGACGTCAACACCGGTGCGTTCATCTCCGGCGACTACAGCAACGGCGCCTTCTGGCGCGGCGACCACCAAGGACTGGTCGGCTTCTCCTACGCGATCAACATCCCCGAAACCCCAGGCCACGCCGAAATAAGCATTCCGATCGATATACCGATCAATGGCACGATTGGTGACATCAACACCCCGCGGGTCCGAATTCCCGAATTCCCACTCAACGTCTATGTCTTCACTCCCATACACGTCGGCGACGTCGGCCCAATAGTCCTTCCGCCGATTCGGATAACCGGACCAACGCTGACCGGAAACATCGGTGGTCCAACCACCTCGATCGACATCGGTATCGGCGGGACCCTGGGGCCGGCCAAGATCACGATCATCGATATCCCGGCGGCGCCAGGTTTCGGGAACTCGACGACGAGCCCGTCGTCGGGCTTTTTCAATTCCGGCGACGGTAGCGTCTCGGGGTTCGGCAATTTCGGCGATCACACCTCGGGCTTGGTGAATTTCGGTTCCGGAAATTCGGGTGCGCAGAATGCGGGCGCGCTGCAGTCGGGCTTGGCCAACCTGGGGGACACGGTCTCGGGTGCGTTCAACACCGGTCTGGGCGTGCCGGCGCATGTCTCGGGTGTGGGCAATCTGGGCAGTGAGCTGGCGGGATTCTTCCGCGACGTCACCGGGCACGCGCGGTTCAATCTGGGCTTGGGCAATATCGGTTTCGGCAATGTGGGTAGCGCCAATGCGGGCAACTTCAATGTGGGCTCGGGCAACATCGGCGACTACAACATCGGTCCGGGCAACCTGGGTGACTACAACATCGGCCTGGGGAACCTGGGTGACTCGAGTATTGGCTTTGCCAATGCGGGTGACCACAACCTGGGTGTGGCCAATGCCGGCTTCAACAATTTCGGTTTCGCCAATACGGGCAGCAACAACATCGGGATTGGGCTCAGTGGGGATGGGCAGGTCGGGTTCGGGGCGCTGAACTCGGGCACCGGCAATATCGGGTTGTTCAACTCCGGCACCGACAACATCGGGTTGTTCAATTCGGGGACGGGCAACTTCGGGCTCGGCAACTCCGGTGACTACAACACTGGCATCGGCAACGCGGGCGCCACCAACACCGGCCTGTTGAATGCGGGTCTGGTCAACACCGGTGTGGGCAACGCGGGCAACTACAACTCCGGTGGCTTCAACGCCGGGCACACCAACACCGGCAGCTTCAACTCCGGTGACTACAACACCGGCTACCTCAACCCGGGTAACTACAACACCGGTCTGGCCAACAGCGGCGACGTTAACACCGGTGCGTTTATCTCCGGCGACTACAGCAACGGCGCCTTCTGGCGCGGCGACCACCAAGGACTGGTCGGCTTCTCCTACGGTTTCACCATCCCGGCACTGCCCGCACAGCTCGAAGCGCAGATACCGGTCAACATCCCCGCCACCGCCACCGCCGGCGATACGACCATCCACTCGGCCACGTTCCCCGCAATTCACTTCGACACTTTCGGACTACTTCCGCAATCGAACGGTACTTTCGGGCCCGTTACCCTGCCGGACATCACCCTCAGCGGCCCTGCCTTCTCATTGCTCATGGGTGGACCCGACACTGTTGTCGGCATCAAAGCCGGCGGGGTCGCCGGCCCCGTAACGTTCTCGTTTATCGATATTCCGGCGGCTCCGGGTTTCGGGAACACCACGGCGACCCAATCGTCGGGATTCTTCAATTCCGGTGCAGGCAGTGCCTCTGGATTCGGCAACTCCGGCGCCGATAACTCGGGATTGCTGAATCTGGCCTTCGGAAGTTCGGGCTATCAGAATGTCGGTGCGCTGCAATCGGGAATCGCCAACCTGGGTAACACCATGTCGGGCGTGTACAACACTGGCCTTGCGGTGCCCGCCCACGTCTCGGGCATCGGAAACATCGGCCACAACCTCGCCGGCCTGCTACGCGGGACCGCAGGCCAGGTCCCCGTCAACGTGGGCTTCGCCAACAACGGCGCCGGCAACGTCGGATTCGGCAACGTCGGTTTCGGCAACGTCGGTAGCGGCAATATCGGCAGCTTCAATGTGGGCTCGGGCAATATCGGCGACTACAACATCGGTCCGGGCAACCTGGGTGACTACAACATCGGCCTGGGGAACCTGGGTGACTCGAGTATTGGTTTCGGCAATGCGGGTGACCACAACGTGGGTGTGGGTAATGCCGGCTTCAACAATTTCGGTTTCGCCAATACGGGCAGCAACAACATCGGGATTGGGCTCAGCGGGGATGGGCAGGTCGGGTTCGGGGCGCTGAACTCGGGCACCGGCAACATCGGGTTGTTCAACTCCGGGACCGACAACATCGGGTTGTTCAATTCGGGGACGGGCAACTTCGGGATCGGCAACTCCGGTGACTACAACACCGGCATCGGCAACGCGGGCGCCACCAACACCGGCCTGTTGAATGCGGGTCTGGTCAACACCGGTGTGGGCAACGCGGGCAACTACAACTCCGGCGGCTTCAACACGGGCAGCACCAACACCGGCAGTTTCAACCCGGGCGACTACAACACCGGCGGGCTTAACCAGGGTGACTACAACACCGGTTACCTCAACTCGGGTGACTACAACACCGGTTTTGTCAATGCCGGTGACGTCAACACGGGCGCATTCATCTCCGGAAATTACAGCAACGGATTCTTCGCCAGAGGCGATTATCAGAACTTGATCGGTTGGTCCTACTCGATCACGGTGTCCGAGTTCCCCGCATACGGCACCCTCGATATTCCCGTGTACATACCATTCACCGGCGCCATCGGACCCATCACCATACAAGAGTTCACGATTCCCAGTTTGCCCCTGGATGCGTTGGTATATATCAACGGAACCCCCATCCCGATTTTCTATGATTTTGGCCCGATCACCGTCGATGAGACCACCACCGACCCCATTGCGCTGAATTTTGTTTGGGATCAGCTCTATCACTACGAAGTGGGTCCCAGAACGTTCGGTCCCTACGAAATTCCGCTGTTCAGCTTCCCCGGCCCCGGATTCGCCAACTCGACCACCAGCCCCTCGTCGGGCTTCTTCAACTCCGGAACCGGTCCTACCTCGGGCTTCTTCAACTCCGGTGCGGGCAGCCTCTCGGGTCTGATCAACCTCGGAGCCAATAACTCCGGCTTCGCAAACACCGGTATCGGCGGCCTCGGAAACTCCGGCTTCATCAACGATGGCGCACTGCAGTCCGGCATGGCCAACGTGGGCAATACCATATCTGGCATATACAACTCGACCACGCTGGATCCGACAGCGGTGGCCAATGTTTCGGGTATTGCAAATACGGGCGTCGACCTAGCCGGCGTGTTCCGCGGGGCCAGCAGGATTCATAACTTGGGCTTCGCGAACCTTGGGTTTGCAAACCTGGGTAGCGCAAACATCGGCGACCTCAACCTGGGCGGCGCAAACTTCGGCAGTGCAAACATTGGCAGCGGAAACATCGGTTTCGGCAACGTCGGTGGCGGCAATGTGGGCAGCTTCAACCTTGGCTTCGGGAACCTGGGCGACCACAACATCGGTCCGGGCAACCTGGGTGACTACAACATCGGCCTGGGCAACCTGGGTGACTCGAATGTTGGTTTCGGCAATGCGGGTGACCACAACGTGGGTGTGGGCAATGCCGGCTTCAACAATTTCGGTTTCGCCAATACGGGCAGCAACAACATCGGGATTGGGCTCAGCGGGGATGGGCAGGTCGGGTTCGGGGCGCTGAACTCGGGCACCGGCAACATCGGGTTGTTCAACTCGGGCACCGGCAACATCGGGTTGTTCAACTCGGGCACCGGCAACATCGGGTTGTTCAACTCGGGCACCGGCAGCTTCGGGATCGGCAACTCCGGGAACTACAACACCGGCATCGGCAACGCGGGGGCCACCAACACCGGCCTGTTCAACACGGGCCTGGTCAACACCGGTGTGGGCAACGCGGGCAACTACAACTCCGGTGGATTCAACACGGGCAGCACCAACACCGGCAGCTTCAACTCCGGTGATCACAACACCGGTTACCTCAACTCGGGCGACTACAACACCGGCCTGGCCAACAGCGGCGACGTCAACACCGGCGCGTTCATTTCCGGCAACTACAGCAACGGCTTCTTCGTCGATGGCGACCACCAAGGTCTGATCGACGGGACTCCGGGCTTCTTCAACTCGACCACCAACCCATCGTCTGGTCTGCTCAACTCGGGGGAGGGCAGCGAGTCCGGGGTGGGCAACTACGGCGTCGGCAATTCAGGCTTCCTGAACTTCGCCTCGGTTACCGGTGCGGGCAGCTCCGGCCTACTCAATGTCGGCGCACTGCAGTCGGGCATCTTGAACCTGGGCAGTACTATCTCCGGGTTCGGCAACACGGGCTCGGTGACGCCGGCCTTTGTCTCCGGGGTCGCCAACGCCGGAACCAGACTCTCCGGCTTCTTCTTCAGGGGGACCGGTCCGTAG
- a CDS encoding redoxin NrdH: MTITVYTKPACVQCSATYKALDKQGIDYDKVDISLDPEARDYVMALGYLQAPVVVAGDDHWSGFRPDRIKALAKSALSA, encoded by the coding sequence ATGACCATCACCGTGTACACCAAGCCCGCATGCGTGCAGTGCAGCGCCACCTACAAGGCACTGGACAAGCAGGGCATCGACTACGACAAGGTCGACATCAGCCTGGACCCGGAGGCGCGCGACTACGTGATGGCGCTGGGCTACCTGCAGGCGCCCGTCGTGGTGGCCGGCGACGACCACTGGTCCGGTTTTCGGCCCGACCGCATCAAGGCGCTCGCCAAGTCGGCGCTGAGCGCATAG
- the nrdI gene encoding class Ib ribonucleoside-diphosphate reductase assembly flavoprotein NrdI has translation MEPCNLVYFSSVSENTHRFVQKLGLPATRIPLHGRIEVDEPYVLILPTYGGGRANPDLDLGSNAGGYVPKQVIAFLNNEHNRSLIRGVIAAGNNNFGAEFAYAGNVVSRKCGVPYLYRFELMGTADDVAAVRAGLADFWKEQTCHQPSLQSL, from the coding sequence GTGGAGCCGTGCAACCTGGTCTATTTCTCCAGCGTCTCGGAGAACACCCACCGCTTCGTGCAGAAGCTAGGTCTTCCCGCCACGCGGATACCCCTGCACGGCCGTATCGAGGTCGACGAGCCGTACGTGCTGATACTGCCCACCTACGGGGGCGGCCGGGCTAACCCGGACCTCGATCTGGGCTCCAACGCCGGCGGCTATGTCCCCAAACAGGTCATCGCCTTTTTGAACAACGAACACAACCGATCGCTGATCCGGGGCGTGATCGCCGCCGGCAACAACAACTTCGGTGCCGAATTCGCCTATGCGGGCAACGTGGTGTCCCGCAAATGCGGTGTTCCGTATCTCTACCGCTTCGAACTGATGGGTACCGCGGACGACGTCGCCGCCGTCCGCGCGGGACTTGCCGATTTCTGGAAGGAACAGACGTGTCACCAACCGTCACTGCAGAGCCTGTAA
- the nrdE gene encoding class 1b ribonucleoside-diphosphate reductase subunit alpha — MSPTVTAEPVTTSAHALPGETDYHALNAMLNLYDADGKIQFDRDVLAARQFFLQHVNQNTVFFHNQDEKLDYLIRENYYEREVLDQYSRNFVKTLLDRAYAKKFRFPTFLGAFKYYTSYTLKTFDGKRYLERFEDRVVMVALTLASGDATLAEKLVDEIIDGRFQPATPTFLNSGKKQRGEPVSCFLLRIEDNMESIGRSINSALQLSKRGGGVALLLTNIREHGAPIKNIENQSSGVIPIMKLLEDSFSYANQLGARQGAGAVYLHAHHPDIYRFLDTKRENADEKIRIKTLSLGVVIPDITFELAKRNDDMYLFSPYDVERVYGVPFADISVTEKYYEMVDDSRIRKTKIKAREFFQTLAELQFESGYPYIMFEDTVNRANPIEGKITHSNLCSEILQVSTPSLFNDDLSYAKVGKDISCNLGSLNIARTMDSPDFAQTIEVAIRALTAVSDQTHITSVPSIEQGNNDSHAIGLGQMNLHGYLAREHIFYGSEEGVDFTNIYFYAVLYHALRASNRIAVERGTRFKGFDQSKYASGEFFDKYTERVWEPKTEKVRQLFADAGIRIPNQDDWQRLKESVQAHGIYNQNLQAVPPTGSISYINHSTSSIHPIVSKVEIRKEGKIGRVYYPAPYMTNENLDYYQDAYEIGYEKIIDTYAAATEHVDQGLSLTLFFKDTATTRDVNKAQIYAWRKGIKTLYYIRLRQMALEGTEVAGCVSCML, encoded by the coding sequence GTGTCACCAACCGTCACTGCAGAGCCTGTAACCACCAGCGCGCACGCGCTGCCCGGGGAAACGGACTACCACGCGCTCAACGCGATGCTGAATCTGTACGACGCGGACGGCAAGATTCAGTTCGACAGGGACGTTCTTGCCGCACGTCAGTTTTTCCTGCAGCACGTCAACCAGAACACGGTCTTCTTCCACAACCAGGACGAGAAGCTCGACTATCTGATCCGCGAGAACTACTACGAGCGTGAGGTGCTCGATCAGTACTCGCGCAACTTCGTCAAGACGCTGCTCGATCGCGCCTACGCAAAGAAGTTCCGGTTCCCGACGTTCTTGGGGGCGTTCAAGTACTACACCTCCTACACGTTGAAGACCTTCGACGGCAAGCGTTACCTGGAACGCTTCGAGGACCGCGTGGTCATGGTGGCGCTGACGCTGGCCTCCGGTGATGCGACGTTGGCCGAGAAGCTCGTCGACGAAATCATCGACGGTCGGTTCCAGCCGGCGACGCCGACCTTTTTGAACTCCGGAAAGAAGCAGCGCGGCGAGCCGGTGAGCTGCTTTCTGCTGCGCATCGAGGACAACATGGAGTCGATCGGACGATCGATCAACTCCGCGTTGCAGCTATCCAAGCGGGGTGGGGGAGTAGCGCTGCTGCTGACCAACATTCGCGAGCATGGTGCGCCGATCAAAAACATCGAGAATCAGTCGTCGGGCGTCATCCCGATCATGAAGCTGCTCGAGGACTCGTTCTCCTACGCCAACCAGCTGGGGGCGCGTCAGGGTGCCGGCGCGGTGTACCTGCACGCGCACCATCCCGACATCTACCGCTTCCTGGACACCAAGCGCGAGAACGCCGACGAGAAGATCCGGATCAAGACCCTGAGCCTGGGGGTGGTGATCCCGGACATCACCTTCGAGTTGGCCAAGCGCAACGACGACATGTACCTCTTCTCGCCCTACGACGTCGAACGCGTCTACGGTGTGCCGTTCGCCGACATCTCGGTGACCGAGAAGTACTACGAGATGGTCGACGACTCGCGCATCCGCAAGACCAAGATCAAAGCGCGAGAGTTCTTTCAGACGCTGGCCGAGCTGCAGTTCGAGTCCGGCTACCCCTACATCATGTTCGAAGACACGGTGAACCGGGCCAACCCCATTGAGGGCAAGATCACCCACAGCAACTTGTGCTCGGAGATCCTGCAGGTGTCCACGCCGTCGTTGTTCAACGACGACTTGTCGTATGCCAAGGTGGGCAAGGACATTTCCTGCAACCTGGGCTCATTGAACATCGCCAGGACCATGGATTCCCCGGACTTCGCCCAGACCATCGAGGTGGCGATCCGGGCGCTGACGGCGGTCAGCGACCAGACGCACATCACCTCGGTGCCCTCAATCGAGCAGGGGAACAACGACTCCCACGCCATCGGTCTGGGACAGATGAACCTGCACGGCTACCTGGCCCGCGAACACATCTTCTACGGCTCCGAAGAAGGCGTTGACTTCACCAACATCTACTTCTATGCGGTGCTCTACCACGCGCTGCGGGCGTCCAACCGAATCGCGGTCGAACGCGGCACGCGCTTCAAGGGTTTCGACCAATCCAAGTACGCATCGGGGGAGTTCTTCGACAAGTACACCGAACGGGTTTGGGAGCCGAAAACCGAGAAGGTGCGCCAGCTCTTCGCCGACGCGGGCATCCGCATTCCCAACCAGGACGACTGGCAGCGGTTGAAGGAGTCCGTGCAAGCTCACGGCATCTACAACCAGAACCTGCAAGCGGTGCCGCCGACCGGGTCGATTTCCTACATCAACCACTCGACCTCGTCGATCCACCCCATCGTCTCCAAGGTCGAGATCCGCAAAGAAGGCAAGATCGGTCGCGTCTACTACCCGGCGCCCTACATGACCAACGAGAACCTGGACTACTACCAGGATGCCTACGAAATCGGCTACGAGAAGATCATCGACACCTATGCGGCCGCCACTGAGCATGTGGACCAAGGGCTTTCGTTGACGTTGTTCTTCAAGGACACCGCCACCACCCGCGACGTCAACAAGGCGCAGATTTACGCCTGGCGCAAAGGGATCAAAACCCTGTACTACATCAGGCTGCGGCAGATGGCGCTGGAGGGAACCGAGGTCGCCGGCTGCGTGTCCTGCATGCTCTAG